In Gemmatimonadaceae bacterium, the genomic stretch TGCTGCACGACGAAGGGCCGGGCGGCGTGCTGGGCGAGATCCCTGTGTTAGGCGGTGGTCCGCTGCCCGCCACCGCTGTCGCCGTCTCGACCACGCAGTGCGCGCACCTTTCCGTGGCGACGGTCGAACGACTCCTGCGGGACGAGCCCGAGTTCGCGCGGTACGCGATGCGCCGTCTGGCGATCCGCGCGCGCAGCTTGTTGCGCCGGATCGACGAGCTCACGGCCACGACGGTGCTGATTCGCGTCGCGCGGCACGTGTTGTCGCGCGCCGAGGCATCGGCGGCGACCGATTTCACGTTGGGCGGGTCGCAATCGGCGCTCGCCGACGAGCTCGATACGGCGCGCGAAGTCGTCGTTCGGGCGCTCGCCGCGCTCATCGATGCGCGCGCGATCCGGCGAACCGGGCGCTCACGCTTTGCTGTCGTTAGGCCGGCGGTGTTGCGCGCAATGGCCGCGCGATGAGGCATCGCCGCTGCGCGCCGTCGAACGCAAAGTGTGATGGATGACCGTCCTCTCCCAACCGGATGGGGGCTCACGTCTTGCAACCGGTGACCACGTGCCGAATCGACACCAAATGCGTCTCCGACACTCGGCGCGCGTATTCGCCGCCTGCGGCGCCGTGCTGATCGCGGCCTGCTCTGGCGAACAAGGAAACGCGTCGGCCAACGATCGAGGCGCGGGCCTCGAGGTGGCGCATCTTTCTGCGGAGCAGCAGGCCGCCGCATATGCGAGCGCGCTCTCGGGCGCCTTCGATCTCGGTCCGCCGCTGGTGCTGCTGCTCGATCCCGCCCTTCTCCCGCGGCGGCGCAGCGACCAACCATCGGACACGCTGCCCGCTGGTGTGGCGCGAGCGCTCTCGGCTCGCGGCGTCGTCCAAGGCTCGTGCGCCGCCGTGGTACCTGCGACGCGCTTGGCGCCGGTCTGCAAGGCGCAGTCGGCGGGATACAGGGTACAGTTCTCACCGGTATTTCGGATGCGGGGTGATACCGTCCAGGTCTATCTCGTTGCGCAGCGGTATCGTCCGACCGCAGAAACGGCCGGGTACCAGCCGCCGCTCGAGTTCGAGCAGCGCTATGCGCTGGTGAGGTCAGGGCGACAGTGGCGGATCGTGCGCCAGGAGCGCCTCACGCATTGATGGCGGCCGGTTTCGTCAGAAAAGACGGCAACAGCTTAAAAGAATGTCGCGCGACATCGCCGCGCTTGTTTATCCTTCGGACCCTTTGTCGAGGAGACCTCAGTCCTCGCGCGATCGCTTGTGAGCGCGGAGCCGAGTCCTTACGACGAAGGGTTCAAAGGAAAACGAAAAGGATATGGGGGATGGGGAAGATCGCATCCGTGGACGTCCAAACATCATCGTTCACGTACCTGGTGTAGGTCACGCGCGCGAACAACGCACCTTCCCTCGCGTAGCCGAGTCCCCACGACGAAGGGCTCAAAGGAAAACGAAAAGGATGTAAGAGATGGGGAAGATCGCAGCCGTCGACGCCCAGACATCATCGTTCACGTACCTGGTGTAGGCCACGCGCGCGAGCAACGCACCTTCCCTCGCGTGGCAGCGATCTTCTCCATCACATGCATCCTTTTTGTGGGTCTTCGGGGAAATGAGTGGGTGGAATTAGGGCGATTGTCAGGTTAGCCGGTTGCGGGTTTCATAGGAGAATCGTGGGGTTGAAGCAAGAGGCGCGAGGGGCGAAGTTCGTGCATGATTTCTCGCTCCCTTCCGCGCCGCGAGCTCCGGGACGCATATCGATTCCCCGGCTTCACGCCCCAGCGCACCCTCGTC encodes the following:
- a CDS encoding Crp/Fnr family transcriptional regulator, with protein sequence MISPRMLRDTVHGFDTIPMLTVERIAALATDRRYAPNRVLYHAGDAADGLYLILSGRVRVSRQTGSRSRVLHDEGPGGVLGEIPVLGGGPLPATAVAVSTTQCAHLSVATVERLLRDEPEFARYAMRRLAIRARSLLRRIDELTATTVLIRVARHVLSRAEASAATDFTLGGSQSALADELDTAREVVVRALAALIDARAIRRTGRSRFAVVRPAVLRAMAAR